From Brassica oleracea var. oleracea cultivar TO1000 chromosome C3, BOL, whole genome shotgun sequence, a single genomic window includes:
- the LOC106331449 gene encoding V-type proton ATPase subunit E1-like: MNDVDVSSQIQQMVRFIRQEAEEKANEISVSAEEEFNIEKLQLVEAEKKKIRQDYEKKEKQADVRKKIDYSMQLNASRIKVLQAQDDIVNAMKDQAAKDLLNVSGDEDAYKQLLKDLIVQCLLRLKEPSVLLRCREEDLGFVESILDGAKEEYAGKANVHAPEVAVDTTIFLPPPPTSSDPHALHCSGGVVLASRDGKIVCENTLDARLDVAFRMKLPVIRRSLFGQVAA, translated from the exons ATGAACGACGTAGATGTGTCGAGTCAGATCCAGCAGATGGTGAGATTCATCCGCCAAGAGGCCGAGGAGAAGGCAAACGAGATCTCCGTCTCCGCCGAAGAA GAATTCAACATCGAGAAGCTGCAGCTAGTTGAGGCGGAGAAGAAGAAGATCAGGCAAGACTATGAGAAGAAGGAGAAGCAAGCCGATGTTCGCAAGAAGAT TGATTACTCGATGCAGCTAAATGCGTCAAGGATCAAAGTTCTTCAGGCGCAGGATGATATTGTCAATGCCATGAAGGACCAAGCAGCAAAGGATCTTCTGAATGTGAGTGGCGATGAGGATGCCTACAAACAGCTTCTCAAGGATCTCATTGTTCAG TGTTTGCTTAGGTTGAAAGAACCTTCTGTGTTGTTGCGTTGCCGTGAAGAGGATTTGGGTTTCGTTGAATCTATTCTTGATGGCGCCAAGGAGGAGTATGCTGGTAAAGCTAATGTTCATGCTCCAGAGGTTGCCGTGGACACCACCATCTTCCTTCCCCCTCCTCCTACTTCTAGTGATCCTCATGCTCTCCACTG CTCTGGAGGTGTTGTGTTAGCTTCTCGGGATGGGAAAATCGTGTGCGAGAACACACTTGATGCGCGTCTTGATGTTGCATTCCGTATGAAACTTCCAGTG ATCCGTAGGTCGTTGTTCGGCCAAGTTGCTGCCTAA